The proteins below are encoded in one region of Armatimonadota bacterium:
- a CDS encoding extracellular solute-binding protein, with amino-acid sequence EALQWLVDLRFKHHVTTRPGELADMGGYEMFMTGKVAMMFGGHWDVPTLSKVRRFRWDVAPLPKGKFWANNAYGSALCIPSKSRHKDAAWRYIKFLTDKHGQAVMVGADFSTPARKSVAKSKEYLTPPPDGEMVFIGEIEHGHRLPFTPKYLEMQNVTNEVMDLMWLGKRSVADTCRELDQRIDKVLERD; translated from the coding sequence CGAAGCGCTGCAATGGCTCGTCGACCTGCGGTTCAAGCATCACGTCACCACGCGGCCCGGCGAACTGGCGGACATGGGCGGCTACGAGATGTTCATGACCGGCAAGGTGGCGATGATGTTCGGCGGCCACTGGGACGTGCCGACGCTCTCGAAGGTGCGGCGCTTCCGGTGGGACGTCGCCCCGCTCCCGAAGGGGAAGTTCTGGGCGAATAACGCCTACGGGTCGGCGCTCTGCATCCCGTCGAAGAGTCGGCACAAGGATGCGGCTTGGCGGTATATCAAGTTCCTTACGGACAAGCATGGCCAGGCCGTGATGGTCGGCGCGGACTTCTCGACGCCCGCCCGGAAGTCGGTGGCGAAGTCGAAGGAGTACCTCACCCCTCCTCCCGATGGGGAGATGGTCTTCATCGGCGAGATCGAGCACGGGCACCGGCTCCCGTTCACTCCGAAGTATCTCGAGATGCAGAACGTGACAAACGAAGTGATGGACCTCATGTGGCTCGGCAAGCGCTCTGTCGCTGATACGTGCAGGGAACTCGATCAGAGGATTGACAAGGTGCTGGAGCGGGACTGA
- a CDS encoding PHP domain-containing protein: MDTGRADLHIHTTASDGMLTPEEAVREAARLGLKAIGIADHDTVDGVEPALAAAEGADIVVVPAIEINTDVEQDELHILGYFIDPRSEILRGHTDQLRNGRFARGVRMVEKLNAIGVNITFERVQEIAGDAPIGRPHVARAIVEAGYTRGMSGAFGKYLIHGAPGHVARYKLTPVEAVGIVLQGGGAPVLAHPGHGKVTERMLPLLIEAGLKGLEVYHTDHTPRQTRWYARVAEKCGLIATGGSDSHGPGMVKEIPIGHVTIGISAVDALRAAAGDSRS; encoded by the coding sequence ATGGATACAGGTCGCGCCGATCTTCACATACACACCACTGCATCGGACGGCATGCTCACGCCCGAGGAGGCCGTCCGCGAGGCGGCGCGTCTCGGACTCAAGGCGATTGGTATCGCGGATCACGATACCGTTGATGGCGTCGAACCTGCTCTGGCGGCAGCCGAGGGCGCGGACATCGTAGTCGTCCCGGCAATCGAGATCAACACCGATGTGGAGCAAGACGAACTGCACATTCTCGGCTACTTCATAGACCCGCGTTCTGAGATTCTCCGGGGTCACACCGATCAACTGCGCAATGGGCGCTTTGCCCGCGGCGTGCGGATGGTCGAGAAGCTCAATGCGATCGGCGTGAATATCACTTTCGAACGAGTGCAGGAGATCGCCGGAGATGCCCCCATAGGTCGTCCGCACGTTGCCCGCGCGATCGTAGAGGCGGGTTACACTCGCGGGATGAGCGGTGCGTTCGGCAAATACCTCATACACGGCGCCCCGGGTCATGTCGCGCGCTATAAGCTCACTCCCGTCGAGGCTGTCGGCATCGTGTTGCAGGGAGGAGGTGCGCCCGTGCTTGCTCACCCCGGTCACGGAAAGGTGACGGAACGGATGCTTCCCTTGCTCATCGAAGCCGGCCTCAAGGGGTTGGAGGTCTACCACACTGACCACACACCCCGGCAGACCAGATGGTACGCTCGTGTAGCCGAGAAATGCGGACTTATCGCCACGGGAGGCTCTGATTCACACGGCCCGGGGATGGTGAAGGAGATACCGATAGGCCACGTCACGATCGGTATCTCCGCTGTTGACGCTCTGCGTGCGGCCGCCGGAGACAGCCGGTCCTGA
- the gatC gene encoding Asp-tRNA(Asn)/Glu-tRNA(Gln) amidotransferase subunit GatC has product MKLSKEEVERVAWLARLELSEEESERLTGHLNGIMEHFGELQQLDTSGVEPTSHSIPMKNVFRDDIAGPSFAQEEAVSNAPDTRDFYFVVPQVVDT; this is encoded by the coding sequence ATGAAGCTGAGCAAAGAAGAAGTCGAAAGAGTGGCGTGGCTTGCCAGGTTGGAACTCTCCGAGGAAGAAAGCGAACGGCTGACGGGACACCTGAACGGCATAATGGAGCACTTCGGAGAGTTGCAGCAGCTCGATACCTCAGGCGTGGAGCCGACTTCGCACTCGATACCGATGAAGAACGTCTTTCGCGATGACATTGCCGGCCCGTCGTTTGCCCAGGAGGAAGCGGTGTCGAACGCGCCGGATACCCGGGATTTCTATTTCGTAGTGCCACAGGTCGTGGATACGTAG
- the gatA gene encoding Asp-tRNA(Asn)/Glu-tRNA(Gln) amidotransferase subunit GatA, whose protein sequence is MELSSLTAHEIHDMIASREISAREVAEAVLERINAVESKVRAYVTQTQEIALRAAADVDERLARGGHIGPLAGIPIAVKDNMCTRGTKTTCSSKMLENFVPPYDATVVERLAAAGAVMVGKTNLDEFAMGSSTENSAFFVTHNPWDVSKVPGGSSGGSAAAVAADECIVALGSDTGGSIRQPASFCGVVGMKPTYGRVSRYGLVAFASSLDQIGPLTKDVTDCAILLQAISGKDPLDSTSVDIPVPDYLAGLRNDVRGLKIGVPKEFFAQGVQTEIAETVMKAVDVLVGLGAECRELSMPIMEYTLPTYYIIAPAEASSNLARFDGVRYGHRTARATDTFAMLSRTRDEGFGPEVKQRIMIGTYALSAGYYDAYYLKAQQVRTLVRTAYDEAFTEFDVLISPTSPVPAFGIGERSDDPLAMKLADVCTIPVNMAGIPAISVNCGFQHGLPIGMQIMGRPFDEETILRAAYTFEQNTDYHREKPKL, encoded by the coding sequence ATGGAACTCAGCAGTCTGACGGCACACGAAATTCACGATATGATCGCATCCCGGGAGATCAGCGCCCGCGAAGTGGCTGAGGCCGTTTTAGAGCGTATCAACGCAGTCGAGAGCAAGGTGCGCGCCTATGTTACTCAGACGCAGGAGATCGCACTCCGAGCCGCCGCGGATGTTGATGAGCGCCTGGCGCGCGGCGGGCATATCGGTCCCCTTGCCGGCATCCCTATTGCCGTCAAGGATAACATGTGCACTCGGGGCACGAAGACCACGTGCTCCTCGAAGATGCTCGAGAACTTCGTCCCTCCGTACGATGCCACGGTAGTTGAGAGACTGGCTGCGGCCGGCGCCGTCATGGTCGGCAAGACGAACCTCGATGAGTTCGCCATGGGGTCGTCCACTGAGAATTCGGCCTTCTTCGTTACGCACAATCCGTGGGACGTGTCGAAGGTTCCCGGAGGATCGAGCGGCGGCTCGGCGGCGGCGGTTGCGGCGGACGAATGCATCGTGGCGCTGGGATCGGACACCGGCGGCTCGATACGCCAGCCGGCGTCGTTCTGCGGAGTGGTTGGCATGAAGCCGACCTACGGTCGCGTCTCGCGGTATGGGTTGGTCGCGTTTGCCTCGTCGCTGGACCAGATCGGCCCGCTCACCAAAGACGTTACCGACTGTGCGATTCTGCTTCAGGCGATTTCGGGCAAGGACCCACTCGATTCGACCTCCGTGGACATTCCCGTGCCGGACTACCTCGCCGGCCTTCGCAACGATGTGAGGGGCCTCAAGATCGGCGTCCCGAAGGAGTTCTTCGCCCAGGGCGTGCAGACCGAGATTGCGGAGACGGTAATGAAGGCCGTCGACGTGCTGGTCGGGCTTGGCGCGGAGTGCAGGGAGCTCTCTATGCCCATCATGGAGTACACGCTCCCGACGTACTACATCATCGCGCCTGCCGAGGCTAGCTCGAACCTCGCCCGGTTCGACGGCGTCCGATATGGACATCGAACCGCTCGCGCGACCGATACGTTCGCGATGCTCAGCAGGACTCGCGACGAGGGTTTCGGCCCCGAAGTCAAGCAGCGCATTATGATCGGCACATACGCGCTCAGCGCCGGTTACTACGATGCCTACTACCTGAAGGCGCAGCAGGTTCGGACGCTGGTGAGGACAGCGTACGACGAGGCGTTCACCGAGTTCGATGTGCTGATCAGCCCGACGTCGCCCGTACCCGCGTTCGGCATCGGGGAGCGCTCGGACGACCCTCTGGCGATGAAGCTTGCGGATGTCTGTACGATCCCGGTCAACATGGCCGGGATTCCCGCGATTTCTGTGAACTGCGGGTTTCAGCACGGTCTCCCTATCGGGATGCAGATCATGGGCAGGCCATTCGACGAGGAGACGATCCTGCGCGCGGCCTACACGTTTGAGCAGAATACGGATTACCATCGGGAGAAGCCGAAGCTATGA
- the gatB gene encoding Asp-tRNA(Asn)/Glu-tRNA(Gln) amidotransferase subunit GatB has product MTAYEPVIGMEVHAELLTESKMFCNCSAEFGGEPNSRTCPVCLGLPGALPVANRKAVEYVVRTALALNCEISRHSIFHRKNYFYPDLPKNYQISQYGDTPIGVRGWLDVTVNGETRRIRIRRVHLEEDTGKLIHAPDSDESLVDFNRSTVPLMEIVSEADIRSAEEAREYLVKLRSILTFLGVNDGKMEEGSLRCEPNISIRPVGVEEFGTRTEMKNLNSFRAVYRGTDYEISRQEQVLREGGEIVHETLRWDDVNGVTATMRSKEFEQEYRYFPEPDLVPMEFTDDYVQEQRRMLPELPETMKRRFVEQYGIPEYDAAELTSTRALAKYFEAAVKAFQEPKAVSNWMMGDYTKALNSSGIEISESKVKPEDLGALLKMVSDGTISGKIAKSVFDEMFESGASPAKIVEKSGMTQISGDDEIVPVVDRVLSENPDVVRKITGGDAKAMGFLVGQVMKYTQGRANPGAVNKILRERLAESMKG; this is encoded by the coding sequence ATGACAGCATACGAGCCCGTTATCGGGATGGAAGTGCACGCCGAGTTGCTCACCGAGAGCAAGATGTTCTGCAACTGCAGCGCGGAGTTCGGCGGCGAGCCGAACTCAAGGACTTGTCCCGTCTGCCTTGGCCTTCCGGGTGCGCTTCCCGTCGCCAACAGGAAGGCCGTTGAATACGTGGTGCGGACCGCCCTTGCCCTGAACTGCGAAATATCCAGGCACAGCATCTTCCACCGAAAGAACTACTTCTACCCGGACCTGCCGAAGAACTACCAGATTTCGCAGTATGGCGACACCCCGATCGGAGTCCGCGGTTGGCTTGACGTCACCGTTAACGGCGAGACCAGACGCATCCGCATCCGGCGGGTTCACCTGGAGGAAGACACCGGCAAGCTGATCCACGCGCCCGATAGCGACGAGAGCCTTGTGGACTTCAACCGCAGCACCGTCCCCCTAATGGAGATCGTGAGCGAGGCCGATATCCGCTCAGCCGAAGAGGCCAGGGAGTATCTGGTCAAGCTGCGCTCGATACTGACGTTCCTCGGCGTAAACGACGGCAAGATGGAGGAGGGGAGCCTCCGTTGTGAGCCGAACATCAGCATCCGGCCGGTGGGCGTAGAGGAGTTCGGCACTCGCACCGAGATGAAGAACCTGAACTCCTTCCGGGCCGTCTACCGGGGGACTGACTATGAGATCTCGCGTCAGGAGCAGGTGCTGCGCGAGGGTGGAGAGATCGTGCACGAAACCCTGCGCTGGGATGACGTGAACGGCGTGACGGCCACCATGCGTAGCAAGGAGTTCGAGCAGGAGTATCGCTATTTCCCCGAGCCCGACCTGGTCCCGATGGAGTTCACCGACGACTACGTCCAGGAGCAGCGGAGGATGCTGCCCGAGCTTCCGGAGACGATGAAGCGCCGTTTCGTCGAGCAGTATGGCATCCCCGAGTACGACGCGGCAGAACTGACGAGCACCCGCGCTCTAGCTAAGTACTTTGAGGCGGCAGTCAAGGCGTTTCAGGAGCCGAAAGCCGTCAGCAACTGGATGATGGGAGATTATACGAAGGCGCTTAACTCGTCGGGAATCGAGATCAGCGAGTCAAAGGTCAAGCCGGAGGACCTCGGCGCTCTGCTCAAGATGGTTTCCGACGGCACGATCAGCGGCAAGATCGCTAAGTCCGTCTTCGATGAGATGTTCGAGTCGGGCGCGTCTCCGGCGAAGATCGTCGAGAAAAGCGGGATGACCCAGATCAGCGGCGACGATGAGATCGTTCCCGTCGTTGACAGGGTGCTCTCTGAGAACCCTGATGTCGTGCGGAAGATCACTGGTGGCGATGCCAAGGCGATGGGTTTCCTGGTCGGCCAGGTGATGAAGTACACTCAGGGCCGAGCGAATCCCGGCGCGGTGAACAAGATCCTCCGCGAGCGCTTGGCAGAGTCTATGAAGGGGTAG
- a CDS encoding FAD-dependent oxidoreductase, translated as MSAERLCDVLVAGGGPGGFAAAISAARHGADTLLVERYGFLGGMATIGLVNPFMTYWAGDQQIIEGVLQELTERLSALGAYGKGSRTAFDPEAYKYVCDQMAQQAGVRLLFHTILTDAVTSGAEITSVEIAGKSGKSRVEAKVYIDGTGDADLAFLARAKCEMGRPQDGLTQPTTLNFRVCQVDQDRIPPRDEFNRLYDLAKAEGRLDCPRENVLMFLTTRRGEMHFNQTRITGIDGTSAEDLTRAEIEGRRQAWQFLEFLRRDASGFENAEILVSGPQIGIRESRRVIGDYVLTEEDVLEARKFDDVIARGSYSIDIHSPTGAGTVIKRLKPGESYDIPYRCLTPLGLDNLLIAGRPISATHEAHSSLRIMPICMAIGQAAGTAAAISVNRGIAPRTLDIAALQVALRSQRANLG; from the coding sequence ATGAGCGCAGAACGGCTGTGTGATGTCCTCGTCGCGGGTGGAGGCCCTGGCGGGTTCGCCGCCGCGATCAGCGCCGCTAGGCATGGGGCGGATACCCTTCTCGTCGAGCGATACGGATTCCTCGGCGGGATGGCGACGATAGGCCTCGTGAACCCGTTCATGACCTACTGGGCGGGCGACCAGCAGATCATCGAGGGCGTTCTGCAGGAGTTGACCGAGCGGCTTAGCGCGCTTGGAGCATACGGCAAGGGTAGCCGCACCGCGTTCGACCCAGAGGCGTACAAGTACGTCTGCGATCAGATGGCGCAGCAGGCCGGAGTTCGCCTCCTATTCCACACAATACTGACCGATGCGGTGACCTCGGGCGCTGAGATCACCTCGGTCGAGATCGCCGGTAAGTCGGGCAAGTCGCGCGTCGAGGCCAAGGTATACATTGATGGCACCGGTGACGCCGACCTCGCATTCCTCGCCCGCGCGAAGTGCGAGATGGGGCGTCCACAGGACGGCCTCACTCAGCCGACCACCCTCAACTTCCGCGTTTGCCAGGTGGATCAGGACCGCATCCCACCGAGGGACGAGTTCAATCGGCTCTATGACTTGGCGAAGGCCGAGGGGCGGCTCGATTGCCCGCGCGAGAACGTCCTGATGTTTCTCACGACGCGCAGGGGCGAGATGCACTTCAACCAGACGCGCATCACCGGCATAGACGGCACGTCCGCCGAAGACCTGACTAGAGCCGAGATCGAGGGGCGAAGGCAGGCGTGGCAGTTTCTGGAGTTTCTGCGCAGAGACGCATCCGGTTTCGAGAACGCGGAGATCCTGGTTAGCGGCCCGCAGATCGGCATCCGGGAGAGCAGGCGCGTGATCGGCGATTACGTGCTCACCGAGGAGGACGTATTGGAGGCGCGCAAGTTCGACGATGTCATCGCTCGCGGCTCATACTCCATAGACATCCACAGCCCAACCGGAGCGGGAACGGTGATCAAACGCCTGAAGCCGGGCGAGTCGTACGACATCCCTTACCGTTGCCTGACGCCGCTCGGACTCGACAACCTGCTGATCGCCGGACGACCGATCTCGGCCACGCACGAGGCGCATTCGTCGCTGCGGATCATGCCGATCTGCATGGCGATCGGCCAGGCAGCGGGCACAGCTGCGGCAATCTCCGTGAACCGGGGGATAGCTCCTCGGACTCTGGACATCGCGGCTCTTCAGGTCGCTCTGCGGTCTCAGAGGGCCAATCTAGGATAG
- the queD gene encoding 6-carboxytetrahydropterin synthase QueD, whose amino-acid sequence MYELTVESQFDSAHCLRGYQGACENLHGHTYRVMVCYSASELDDIGVLVDFRKLKHELAEVVGYLDHRHLNDLPEFREVNPTAENIAKYIFSEMRERLGSGIRRSTVWETPTSAASYWE is encoded by the coding sequence ATGTATGAGTTGACCGTCGAGTCTCAGTTCGATTCGGCGCACTGCCTGCGGGGCTACCAGGGGGCGTGCGAGAATCTGCACGGCCACACTTACAGGGTCATGGTATGCTATTCGGCATCGGAACTTGATGACATCGGAGTGCTGGTTGACTTCCGGAAACTCAAGCACGAACTGGCCGAGGTCGTCGGCTATCTAGACCACCGGCACCTCAATGACCTCCCCGAGTTCCGCGAGGTGAACCCGACCGCTGAGAACATTGCCAAATACATCTTCTCGGAGATGCGCGAGCGGCTGGGCAGCGGAATCAGAAGGTCAACCGTGTGGGAGACTCCCACATCTGCAGCTAGCTACTGGGAATGA
- a CDS encoding homocysteine S-methyltransferase family protein → MNLVEELLFGDKIILFDGAMGTMLHSSGVSLGQSFDETNVTRPAIVASVHRAYVDAGADVIETNTFGANRVKLGSYGLSDRCAEINAAAARIAGECAGDGVLVAGSVGPTGRLLCPLGPLGFDEAFEAFREQILALCEGGVHLLIIETMQDLREMKAAILAARSVCDKPIICQMSFAQEGRTIMGTDPATAAVVLEAFRPALLGTNCGTGPQDMLDTVSAMSSVARIGVSAQPNAGLPAFHEGRLMYLSTPEYMAGFGRRFIEAGAVLIGGCCGTTPEHTKALAEALSGLKRPAVLMGRSVRLAGRSRMVELGGPAPTNVIRVDCSSESAESLIELAQSDGNAALCLEGLDESSAEGILRLIEGRAMVRVDDGFRLLGVVARHGAVALADVSDGSPEQRLERARQTLDQGIRHGLGVSDVVMRIGDCIGSNGAANEDALRSMRLIKSELRLSSAIDVGDVSHRNDASQVFLREADAVIGARFSGDASRNGEE, encoded by the coding sequence ATGAACCTGGTAGAGGAACTCCTCTTCGGAGACAAGATCATACTGTTCGACGGTGCGATGGGCACCATGCTGCACTCGTCGGGTGTATCGTTGGGCCAGTCGTTCGACGAAACGAACGTCACACGGCCTGCGATCGTCGCCTCGGTGCATCGGGCCTATGTGGACGCCGGTGCGGATGTCATTGAGACGAACACATTTGGCGCCAATCGGGTGAAGCTTGGCAGTTACGGCCTCAGCGACCGTTGTGCGGAGATCAATGCCGCCGCTGCACGGATTGCGGGCGAATGTGCGGGCGACGGAGTGCTTGTTGCCGGCTCAGTCGGCCCGACCGGCAGACTGCTCTGTCCGCTCGGCCCTCTGGGTTTCGACGAGGCATTCGAAGCATTCCGGGAGCAGATACTCGCTCTCTGCGAAGGGGGTGTCCACCTCCTGATCATCGAGACGATGCAGGATCTCCGCGAGATGAAGGCGGCGATCCTGGCGGCGCGGAGCGTGTGCGACAAGCCGATCATCTGCCAGATGTCGTTCGCACAAGAGGGCCGCACCATCATGGGTACCGACCCCGCGACCGCTGCCGTCGTGCTGGAGGCCTTCCGTCCCGCCCTGCTGGGCACGAACTGCGGGACCGGACCCCAGGATATGCTCGACACCGTCTCGGCTATGTCGTCTGTGGCCCGGATCGGGGTCAGCGCGCAGCCCAACGCCGGCCTCCCCGCGTTTCACGAAGGCCGTCTGATGTACCTCTCTACCCCCGAGTACATGGCTGGGTTCGGGCGACGGTTCATTGAGGCCGGAGCCGTCCTCATCGGCGGATGCTGTGGCACGACGCCGGAGCATACCAAGGCTCTGGCGGAAGCTCTTTCGGGTCTGAAAAGGCCTGCCGTTCTGATGGGCCGTTCGGTGCGGTTGGCAGGTCGTTCGCGGATGGTAGAGTTGGGCGGTCCGGCCCCGACTAATGTGATCCGAGTTGACTGCAGTTCGGAATCGGCGGAGAGCCTTATCGAACTTGCTCAGTCCGATGGCAATGCGGCGCTGTGCCTTGAGGGTCTTGACGAATCGTCGGCGGAGGGGATACTCCGATTGATCGAGGGCAGGGCGATGGTTCGCGTGGACGATGGGTTTCGGCTCCTGGGTGTTGTCGCCAGGCACGGTGCGGTTGCTCTTGCCGATGTTAGCGATGGGTCCCCCGAACAGAGGCTTGAGAGAGCTAGACAGACCCTCGACCAGGGCATCCGACACGGGCTCGGAGTCTCCGATGTGGTGATGCGGATAGGCGATTGCATCGGCTCCAACGGCGCGGCAAACGAGGATGCACTTCGTTCCATGCGCCTTATCAAGTCCGAGTTACGTCTCTCCTCGGCGATTGACGTCGGCGACGTCTCTCACAGAAATGACGCATCGCAGGTCTTCCTGCGAGAGGCCGATGCCGTGATCGGCGCACGGTTTTCTGGTGACGCGTCGCGGAACGGCGAGGAGTAG
- a CDS encoding methylenetetrahydrofolate reductase, which yields MSLASKLGRKLVVTVELDPPRGINVDKAIEGACLLKGVDAINLADSPMARVRMGPVALAHLIRERVGLETVLHMTCRDRNLLSLQSDLIGAYALGVENVLALTGDPPSLGDFPNATAVFDVTSEGLVHLIKRLNCGTDLAGNRLNQSPDFCIGVAVSPAADDLEKEIGRLAGKVAAGAHFAETQPIYSTEVLRRFLKKVAPVGVPVLIGVLPLRNPRHCEFLHNEVPGITIPDEIRARMQAAGEDNGRSEGIRIAQEFLSEVKQDIQGVYLMPPFADYDMAAEVLQML from the coding sequence ATGTCGCTGGCCTCCAAGCTTGGGAGGAAACTCGTCGTCACAGTCGAACTCGATCCGCCCAGAGGCATCAACGTCGACAAGGCGATTGAAGGCGCGTGCCTGCTGAAAGGCGTGGACGCCATCAACCTCGCCGACAGCCCGATGGCTCGCGTGCGGATGGGTCCGGTCGCACTCGCGCATCTGATTCGGGAGCGCGTGGGGCTGGAGACCGTCCTGCACATGACCTGCAGAGACCGCAATCTGCTCAGCCTCCAGTCAGACCTTATTGGCGCCTATGCGCTTGGCGTGGAGAATGTCCTGGCTCTGACCGGCGATCCGCCGTCGCTCGGGGATTTTCCGAACGCGACTGCCGTCTTCGATGTTACCTCGGAAGGGCTGGTGCATCTGATCAAGCGTCTGAACTGTGGCACGGACCTTGCAGGGAACAGGCTGAATCAGTCGCCCGATTTTTGCATAGGAGTCGCCGTGAGTCCGGCCGCCGACGATCTCGAAAAGGAGATAGGCCGCCTCGCCGGCAAGGTTGCCGCCGGAGCACATTTCGCCGAGACCCAACCTATCTACAGCACTGAAGTCCTCCGCAGGTTCTTGAAGAAGGTCGCCCCGGTCGGAGTGCCCGTGCTTATCGGGGTTCTGCCACTCAGGAATCCGCGCCACTGCGAGTTTCTGCACAACGAGGTCCCCGGGATTACGATCCCGGACGAAATTCGTGCTCGGATGCAGGCTGCTGGCGAGGATAATGGGCGATCGGAGGGCATCAGGATTGCTCAAGAGTTCCTGTCCGAAGTCAAACAGGATATCCAGGGCGTGTACCTGATGCCGCCCTTCGCGGATTACGACATGGCGGCCGAAGTACTCCAGATGCTCTAG
- a CDS encoding 7-carboxy-7-deazaguanine synthase QueE — MVEIFSGIQGEGLYVGRRQIFIRLCGCNLDCDYCDTDASRRVPSVCRVERTAGARDFAQFPNPLDLDRVIEYVASLNEPLGLHHAAVLTGGEPLDDVEWATAIARGLKESSVPVMLETNGTLTGNLTTILPFVDVISMDIKLPSASGHNPCAAHEEFISVAAARDLYVKAVVCSTTSDEEMSSAACMVERAGRGIPLVIQPVTRKGGVRPPSAEQMLGWQSLCARHLDDVRVIPQCHRVLGQL, encoded by the coding sequence TTGGTCGAGATCTTCTCCGGCATCCAGGGAGAAGGACTCTACGTCGGGCGTCGGCAGATCTTCATCCGCCTTTGCGGCTGCAATCTCGACTGCGACTACTGCGACACGGACGCGTCGCGCCGAGTCCCGTCCGTCTGCCGGGTAGAACGGACGGCCGGCGCGCGCGACTTCGCGCAGTTCCCGAACCCGCTCGATTTAGATAGGGTTATCGAGTACGTCGCGTCGCTGAATGAGCCGCTGGGACTGCACCACGCCGCCGTCCTGACCGGCGGAGAGCCTCTGGACGACGTCGAGTGGGCAACCGCCATTGCTCGCGGTCTCAAGGAATCATCGGTACCCGTGATGCTGGAAACAAATGGAACACTCACGGGCAACCTGACGACGATCCTGCCATTTGTGGACGTCATTAGCATGGATATCAAACTGCCGTCCGCATCAGGTCATAATCCGTGCGCCGCGCACGAGGAGTTCATCTCGGTTGCGGCGGCGCGGGATCTGTATGTGAAGGCGGTGGTCTGTTCGACGACGTCCGACGAGGAGATGTCTTCGGCCGCCTGCATGGTCGAGCGCGCCGGACGAGGCATACCGCTCGTTATCCAGCCGGTGACGAGGAAGGGCGGCGTGCGTCCACCGTCGGCGGAGCAGATGCTGGGGTGGCAGTCGCTGTGCGCGCGGCACCTTGATGATGTGCGGGTCATCCCACAGTGCCATAGGGTACTCGGCCAGTTGTAG
- a CDS encoding class I SAM-dependent methyltransferase, whose translation MLGKTIKGLAVAGICGVGLCALAERTRLTERLSRLAQSVEGVPFPGTGLYPFLAGREFRRLYTAVAEQMVGSGIRGRVLDLGTGLGYIPIDLARMEPTLAAHGIDSSPEMIRIARANAFSEGVGRKPQFGVGNPMRMPFPGRFFDLVVSVNILGHWIEPRKVLQEIYHVLKLGGEFWGYDFRKDIPRETWSNLREKLPSLERLLLQVSPTASGGASIGEAAFVQMAREAHFEVVSVEETSLPAPDEPMPLFVRVRLRRPNLTDAP comes from the coding sequence ATGCTGGGTAAGACAATCAAGGGACTCGCAGTCGCGGGGATATGCGGCGTGGGGCTGTGCGCCCTCGCAGAGCGAACGCGACTTACCGAGCGGTTATCCCGACTCGCACAGAGCGTGGAGGGAGTGCCATTCCCGGGTACCGGACTCTACCCTTTTCTCGCCGGCAGGGAATTTCGACGACTCTACACGGCGGTGGCAGAGCAGATGGTCGGCTCGGGAATACGGGGGCGAGTGCTCGATCTCGGCACGGGACTCGGTTACATCCCGATCGACCTGGCTCGAATGGAACCCACTCTGGCCGCGCATGGCATAGACTCGTCGCCAGAAATGATCAGGATCGCGCGGGCGAACGCATTCTCGGAAGGCGTCGGCCGAAAGCCTCAGTTCGGCGTCGGTAATCCCATGCGGATGCCGTTCCCCGGGCGTTTCTTCGATCTCGTCGTAAGTGTAAACATCCTTGGTCACTGGATAGAGCCGCGCAAGGTGCTGCAGGAGATCTACCACGTCTTGAAGCTCGGCGGCGAGTTCTGGGGCTACGATTTCAGGAAAGACATCCCGCGGGAGACCTGGTCGAATCTCCGAGAGAAGCTGCCGTCACTGGAACGACTCCTTCTTCAAGTAAGCCCTACGGCATCAGGTGGCGCCTCCATCGGAGAAGCAGCTTTCGTGCAGATGGCGCGAGAAGCACATTTCGAGGTAGTATCGGTGGAAGAAACAAGCCTTCCAGCGCCCGACGAGCCGATGCCTCTGTTCGTGAGGGTGAGACTGCGAAGACCGAATCTTACCGACGCGCCCTGA